The Ochotona princeps isolate mOchPri1 chromosome 1, mOchPri1.hap1, whole genome shotgun sequence genome has a segment encoding these proteins:
- the LOC101528105 gene encoding olfactory receptor 2G3-like, giving the protein MTNNSIERDFILVGFSDQPQLEKTLFAIVLFCFLLNLVGNTTIILISSVDPKLKTPMYFFLTQLSLVDMCVTTSIGSQLLWNLKGPAKTITALGCAIQLYVSLATGSTECVLLAVMAFDRYAAVCKPLHYSTVMNPQLCQTLAAVAWLSGTGNALIQGTITLRLPRCGHRLIHHFFCEVPSMIKLACVDIHANEVQLFFASLVLLLLPLSLILTSYGLIARAVSRIQSAQAWRKALGTCGSHLMVVSLFYGSITAVYIQPNSSYSRTHGRFISLFYTIMTPTLNPLIYTLRNKDVKGALGRLFHRDPNT; this is encoded by the coding sequence ATGACCAATAACAGTATCGAGAGAGATTTCATACTGGTGGGCTTCTCTGATCAGCCCCAGCTGGAAAAGACTCTCTTTGCAATTGtattattctgttttcttcttaacCTTGTGGGAAATACAACCATTATTCTGATCTCCTCTGTAGACCCTAAACTTAAAACACCCATGTACTTTTTTCTTACGCAACTCTCCCTAGTTGATATGTGTGTTACCACCAGTAttggctcccagctcctctgGAACCTAAAAGGACCAGCCAAAACCATCACAGCCCTGGGATGCGCCATTCAGCTCTACGTCTCCCtggcaacaggatccactgagtGTGTTCTCCTGGCTGTCATGGCTTTTGATCGCTATGCTGCCGTCTGCAAACCTCTCCACTATTCGACTGTGATGAACCCACAGCTGTGCCAGACTCTCGCAGCAGTCGCATGGCTGAGTGGAACAGGAAATGCTCTCATCCAGGGCACCATCACCCTCCGGCTGCCTCGCTGTGGACACCGTTTGATCCATCACTTCTTCTGTGAGGTGCCCTCCATGATTAAACTTGCCTGTGTGGACATCCATGCCAATGAGGTCCAGCTCTTTTTTGCTTCCTTGGTCTTGCTCCTCTTGCCTTTGTCCCTGATCCTGACATCCTATGGGCTTATAGCCAGGGCCGTTAGTAGGATTCAGTCCGCGCAGGCCTGGCGCAAGGCCCTGGGGACATGTGGTTCCCACCTGATGGTTGTGTCCCTCTTCTACGGGAGCATCACTGCTGTCTACATCCAGCCCAACAGCTCTTACTCCCGTACTCATGGCAGATTCATCTCTCTCTTCTACACAATCATGACCCCAACGCTCAATCCCCTCATCTACACGCTGAGGAATAAAGATGTGAAGGGAgccttggggagactatttcacAGAGACCCAAACACATAA